The following proteins are co-located in the Desulfovibrio intestinalis genome:
- a CDS encoding Y-family DNA polymerase — protein MSSTNFSQPLWALVDCNNFYASCEKLFRPDLSARPVVVLSNNDGCIVSRSAEAKALGIPMGEPEFKARVQLQRHNVAVFSSNYALYGDISARVMATLEHICPYVEQYSIDEAFVRLDGPLAANAEDIAQQLRETVRQWTGMVVSVGIAPTRTLAKLANHLAKKTSGVHIWDTALHVAETVLRALPVREVWGIGWRQSRKLHEVGVTSAWGLRETSDLWLRKFLTISGWKTAMELRGVPCIGEDEGPTPRRTLVSSRSFGEKVYDLASLEQAVATFTVRAGERLRRQKLVAGGIAVHIRTSRHANRPSFDATAQHSFQPATADTVTMLQAGRKLLASMYKEGPAYAKAGIMLYDLCPQDCLQGSLFAEATPVNDIRKTALMMALDGINSKFGRGAVHFGAEGPQEAKWHLRCKHCSPSMTTSWKDLPQALCR, from the coding sequence ATGTCATCCACAAACTTTAGTCAGCCGCTATGGGCGCTGGTGGACTGCAACAATTTTTATGCATCCTGTGAAAAGCTGTTCCGTCCCGATTTGTCGGCCCGCCCGGTAGTAGTTCTTTCCAACAACGATGGCTGCATTGTCTCCCGTTCGGCTGAAGCCAAGGCTTTGGGTATTCCTATGGGCGAGCCGGAGTTTAAAGCCCGCGTGCAGCTCCAGCGGCATAATGTTGCGGTTTTTTCTTCCAACTACGCGCTGTATGGCGATATCTCCGCCAGAGTAATGGCAACGCTGGAGCACATCTGCCCGTATGTGGAACAATACTCCATTGATGAAGCTTTTGTGCGCCTGGACGGCCCCTTGGCAGCCAATGCAGAAGATATAGCACAGCAGCTGCGTGAGACCGTGCGACAATGGACGGGAATGGTGGTGTCCGTAGGAATTGCCCCTACAAGAACGCTGGCGAAACTTGCCAATCATTTGGCAAAAAAAACATCGGGCGTGCATATTTGGGATACGGCTTTGCACGTTGCAGAAACTGTTTTGCGTGCACTTCCCGTGCGGGAGGTGTGGGGCATTGGCTGGCGGCAAAGCAGAAAATTGCATGAGGTCGGCGTGACATCCGCCTGGGGCTTGCGTGAAACCAGCGACTTGTGGCTGCGCAAGTTCTTGACCATTTCAGGCTGGAAGACTGCTATGGAGCTGAGAGGCGTCCCCTGTATAGGCGAAGATGAGGGGCCAACCCCGCGGCGTACGCTGGTGTCTTCCCGTTCCTTTGGTGAAAAGGTTTATGATCTGGCCTCGCTGGAACAGGCTGTGGCCACCTTTACAGTACGCGCTGGGGAGCGCTTGCGCCGCCAGAAACTCGTGGCGGGTGGCATTGCAGTTCATATACGCACGTCCCGGCATGCCAATCGGCCATCCTTCGACGCAACAGCGCAACATTCGTTTCAGCCCGCAACAGCGGATACTGTCACAATGCTGCAAGCTGGCAGAAAATTATTAGCCTCCATGTACAAAGAGGGGCCTGCGTATGCCAAAGCTGGCATAATGCTTTACGATCTTTGCCCACAGGACTGCCTGCAAGGCAGTTTGTTTGCCGAGGCCACGCCTGTGAATGATATACGCAAAACAGCGCTGATGATGGCCCTGGACGGCATCAACAGTAAATTCGGGCGGGGAGCCGTACACTTTGGTGCAGAGGGCCCGCAAGAAGCCAAGTGGCATTTACGGTGCAAACACTGTTCGCCAAGCATGACTACCAGCTGGAAAGATCTGCCCCAAGCTCTTTGCCGATAA